The Streptomyces sp. NBC_00162 sequence CGAACACCCCGTACATCCGCGAGATGATCGCCCTGTACCTGGTGGCGCACAACGTGGCCGCGGTGGTGATGGTGGCCATGTGCTGGCGCTGGTCGCTCCAGGTGCGCGGCTGGCTGCGGGTCGGCCTGATGATCATCGTCGCGGGCTACATGTTCAACCTCAGCTACGACGCCACCAAGATGTCCGCGGTGATCGCCCGCTGGACCGGCCACGACCTCGACTTCCTCAGTACGCTCGTCGCCCCGCCGCTGGCCTCCGTCGGAGCGCTCATCAGCGCGATCGGCTTCGTGCTCCCTCTCGTCTGCCAGCGCTTCTCGGACAACTGGGAGACCTGGACGGCGTACCGGAAGCTCGGCCCGCTGTGGCAGGAGGTGCAGATCTCCGCGCCCGGCGGCACCCCCTCCGTGCAGATGGCCTGGTGGTCCGCCGCCGAGCTGCGCGTGATCCAGCGCGAGTCGGACATCCACGACGGATTCCTGCACCTCGGCCCGTACTTCGACCGGCGCCTACGCGACGACGCCTACGAGCGCGCCCTGGAGGATGGGGGCGACGAGACTGCCGCCCGCGCGGTCGCCGACGCCGCCATGGTCGCGGCCGCCGTACAGGCCCGCTCCGCGGACCCCGAGGGCAAGGTCATCGGCTCCGGCGAGGAGACCGTGCTCGACACCGCGGACGGGCCGCGCGACCTGCTGAGGATCTCCCACGCCCTGCGGCATTCGCCGGTGGTGCAGGCGGTCCGGCAGCAGGCCGCGCTGTCCGGGAGCGGCCAGGCCTGAGCCGGCTCAGCGCGCGGCGGCCACCGCCGTCGCCGGGAACAGGTCCTGGAAGGGGCCCGCGGAGTCGTTGTCGTCCCGGCCGTAGGGCGCGTCGAAGCTCCACACCATGAACAGCAGGAACACGATCAGCGCACTGAACAGTCCGGCCAGCAGCAGCTCCCGCCCGGAACGGCGGATCTGCAGGGTGAAGATCAGCCCGACCGTGACCACCCCGCCGACCAGCAGCCCGAACCACACCACGCCCGGCAGCGTGGACTCCGAGCTCTGGATGCGCGAGTGGCGGGCGTCGTCGGCGGCGGCGATGTGGTCCAGCAGCGGCTGGTAGGCCTGCGCCTGGAGCTCGGTGGACGGGCTCTGGTGGGTGACGTCGGTGCGCAGCTTGCCGAGCAGTTGGGCTCCCTGGGGCGACGCGCTCTCCCCGGAGGTCAGCAGCGGCCAGTCCACGGCGACCGTGTGGGCGACGTACGCGTCCACCTCGCCGCGGATCCGGTCGCGGACGGCGGACGGGTAGACGTCGGCGCGCTGGGTGACCTCGTACAGCGCCTGGGCCTCGCGGCGGACGCTGTCCTCGGCTGCGCCGCGCGCCTCCCAGACGCCCGCGATGGCCAGACCCAGCACGATCGCGTAGACCACGCCCACCATCATGGTCATGTACTCGATGACATCGGGGGTTTCGCTGGTGTCCTCGTCGTCGGCGACCCGGCGGTGCCGGATCAGGGTGATGGCGAGGACGAGGGCGCAGACGAGCGCCATGGCGATGGCCAGGACCAGCCATTCGGACACGTGGATTCTCCCGTGGTGGATCGGTGCGTGGATCGGTGCGTGGGTCAGTACATGGATGGGTGCGTACGTGGATGTGCGGCGGGGCTCAGCCGCGGCTCTTGGAGCGGGGGCGCAGGGCCGCGGCCGCCAGTACGGCCGGGGTCGTGACGACAACCATGAGCATCATGGTGGACATCCCGCCCGGGCCGCGCCGCTCCAGGGCCACCGCGCGGTACGGACGCACGTGGAAGGCGCTCACGGCCGCGGCGGCGGCCCTGGGCCGGGGCGGGGCGGGTGCGTCCGCCCGCTCCGGTCCGGGATCGGACCCGGGATCCGGCGCGGGCCCCGGCGGCTCCGTCCCCGCGGCCCGGGCCTCC is a genomic window containing:
- a CDS encoding DUF4239 domain-containing protein; amino-acid sequence: MSEWLVLAIAMALVCALVLAITLIRHRRVADDEDTSETPDVIEYMTMMVGVVYAIVLGLAIAGVWEARGAAEDSVRREAQALYEVTQRADVYPSAVRDRIRGEVDAYVAHTVAVDWPLLTSGESASPQGAQLLGKLRTDVTHQSPSTELQAQAYQPLLDHIAAADDARHSRIQSSESTLPGVVWFGLLVGGVVTVGLIFTLQIRRSGRELLLAGLFSALIVFLLFMVWSFDAPYGRDDNDSAGPFQDLFPATAVAAAR
- a CDS encoding MAB_1171c family putative transporter is translated as MNGQDYYIPAAAMAVSLAFKLPALRNNWRDPLLRAVCALLTLAGAVFAFAAPPTIAAVNRWTGVPNISAPLVYCLITAFSAACLVLVVNWRGGPPEETRRVSQRWILGYSVVIVALIVLFALGDAPEERLRDLDTHYANTPYIREMIALYLVAHNVAAVVMVAMCWRWSLQVRGWLRVGLMIIVAGYMFNLSYDATKMSAVIARWTGHDLDFLSTLVAPPLASVGALISAIGFVLPLVCQRFSDNWETWTAYRKLGPLWQEVQISAPGGTPSVQMAWWSAAELRVIQRESDIHDGFLHLGPYFDRRLRDDAYERALEDGGDETAARAVADAAMVAAAVQARSADPEGKVIGSGEETVLDTADGPRDLLRISHALRHSPVVQAVRQQAALSGSGQA